The proteins below come from a single Miscanthus floridulus cultivar M001 chromosome 1, ASM1932011v1, whole genome shotgun sequence genomic window:
- the LOC136545167 gene encoding uncharacterized protein isoform X5, whose translation MDSKKKRNKKKKGNQGKNAADVTSNAGEAAPQHHNHESAPTDHHKGYDADDAMSSVGEGVPQYKNHQPNLQADHNGTNAYETTSSIGEGIACYQNNEPMMTQENHKASNAVPADQRSVGLSESSVELDMHRLFEAKLDKLHETIKQLENEKSLWLQKVSTMEGELEKLHSKVGCHAQNEVLLEGKVNSLQSGYDVLIKKEEVLDNKVRHIDNINDTLTHQEALLKERLSGLEETNKALLVQVKVLEEASNNTFEENQMLVKKIDELDSRLQALEAKCAPSEASMVEKVMDQVDFANSPLQEQTIGFSEVISKGNKLIAERGLSSSVKINPDNSYGQIYDIPSNAYASNYPEETSIQLPEIGTSNSIVQGHVDVNEHRFDGPRTSEEIVPLPLDDIQIHEDYPQQPGAADETDEVPFSDAPIIGAPFRLISFVARYVSGADLVNQK comes from the exons ATGGATTCCAAAAAGAagaggaacaagaagaagaagggaaacCAAGGGAAGAATGCCGCTGATGTCACATCCAATGCTGGGGAAGCTGCTCCCCAGCACCACAATCACGAGTCAGCCCCAACAGATCATCATAAAGGTTATGATGCAGATGATGCCATGTCCAGTGTTGGAGAGGGAGTTCCTCAGTACAAGAATCACCAGCCAAATCTACAGGCAGATCATAATGGCACAAATGCTTATGAGACTACATCCTCCATTGGAGAGGGTATTGCTTGCTATCAGAACAATGAACCTATGATGACACAGGAGAATCACAAGGCCAGCAATGCAGTCCCTGCAGATCAGAGGAGTGTTGGACTGTCAGAGTCTAGTGTGGAGCTTGACATGCACAGACTTTTTGAAGCAAAACTC GATAAATTACATGAGACAATAAAGCAGTTGGAGAATGAAAAGAGTTTATGGCTTCAAAAAGTG AGCACCATGGAGGGTGAACTTGAAAAGTTGCATAGCAAAGTGGGTTGTCATGCTCAAAATGAG GTCCTTTTGGAGGGAAAAGTGAATAGTCTACAGAGTGGTTATGATGTACTGATTAAGAAGGAG GAAGTTTTGGATAACAAAGTCAGGCACATAGACAACATCAATGACACCTTAACTCATCAAGAG GCTTTGCTTAAAGAAAGATTAAGTGGGCTGGAGGAAACAAATAAAGCCCTGCTGGTACAG GTGAAGGTGTTGGAGGAAGCTTCAAACAATACTTTTGAGGAAAATCAGATGTTGGTAAAAAAAATAGATGAACTTGATTCAAGACTACAAGCACTTGAAGCAAAGTGTGCTCCTAGTGAAGCCTCAATGGTTGAAAAG GTGATGGATCAGGTGGATTTTGCCAATTCACCACTTCAGGAACAGACAATTGGTTTTTCCGAGGTGATAAGCAAA GGTAACAAACTGATTGCTGAGAGAGGTTTGAGCAGTTCAGTGAAAATTAATCCTGATAACAGCTATGGTCAAATCTACGATATTCCTAGCAATGCCTATGCTAGTAATTATCCAGAGGAAACGTCAATACAGCTTCCAGAAATAGGCACCAGCAATAGCATTGTTCAAGGTCATGTTGATGTCAATGAGCATCGATTTGATGGACCAAGAACAAGTGAAGAAATCGTTCCACTTCCATTGGATGATATACAGATTCATGAGGATTACCCACAGCAACCGGGAGCAGCCGATGAGACAGATGAGGTTCCATTTTCCGACGCCCCAATCATTGGTGCTCCATTCAGATTGATCTCATTTGTTGCTAGGTATGTCAGTGGTGCTGATTTGGTTAACCAAAAATAA
- the LOC136545167 gene encoding uncharacterized protein isoform X1 — MDSKKKRNKKKKGNQGKNAADVTSNAGEAAPQHHNHESAPTDHHKGYDADDAMSSVGEGVPQYKNHQPNLQADHNGTNAYETTSSIGEGIACYQNNEPMMTQENHKASNAVPADQRSVGLSESSVELDMHRLFEAKLDKLHETIKQLENEKSLWLQKVSTMEGELEKLHSKVGCHAQNEVLLEGKVNSLQSGYDVLIKKEEVLDNKVRHIDNINDTLTHQEALLKERLSGLEETNKALLVQVKVLEEASNNTFEENQMLVKKIDELDSRLQALEAKCAPSEASMVEKNVTKIVMQFPDDKVMDQVDFANSPLQEQTIGFSEVISKGNKLIAERGLSSSVKINPDNSYGQIYDIPSNAYASNYPEETSIQLPEIGTSNSIVQGHVDVNEHRFDGPRTSEEIVPLPLDDIQIHEDYPQQPGAADETDEVPFSDAPIIGAPFRLISFVARYVSGADLVNQK, encoded by the exons ATGGATTCCAAAAAGAagaggaacaagaagaagaagggaaacCAAGGGAAGAATGCCGCTGATGTCACATCCAATGCTGGGGAAGCTGCTCCCCAGCACCACAATCACGAGTCAGCCCCAACAGATCATCATAAAGGTTATGATGCAGATGATGCCATGTCCAGTGTTGGAGAGGGAGTTCCTCAGTACAAGAATCACCAGCCAAATCTACAGGCAGATCATAATGGCACAAATGCTTATGAGACTACATCCTCCATTGGAGAGGGTATTGCTTGCTATCAGAACAATGAACCTATGATGACACAGGAGAATCACAAGGCCAGCAATGCAGTCCCTGCAGATCAGAGGAGTGTTGGACTGTCAGAGTCTAGTGTGGAGCTTGACATGCACAGACTTTTTGAAGCAAAACTC GATAAATTACATGAGACAATAAAGCAGTTGGAGAATGAAAAGAGTTTATGGCTTCAAAAAGTG AGCACCATGGAGGGTGAACTTGAAAAGTTGCATAGCAAAGTGGGTTGTCATGCTCAAAATGAG GTCCTTTTGGAGGGAAAAGTGAATAGTCTACAGAGTGGTTATGATGTACTGATTAAGAAGGAG GAAGTTTTGGATAACAAAGTCAGGCACATAGACAACATCAATGACACCTTAACTCATCAAGAG GCTTTGCTTAAAGAAAGATTAAGTGGGCTGGAGGAAACAAATAAAGCCCTGCTGGTACAG GTGAAGGTGTTGGAGGAAGCTTCAAACAATACTTTTGAGGAAAATCAGATGTTGGTAAAAAAAATAGATGAACTTGATTCAAGACTACAAGCACTTGAAGCAAAGTGTGCTCCTAGTGAAGCCTCAATGGTTGAAAAG AATGTAACAAAAATTGTAATGCAGTTCCCTGATGATAAGGTGATGGATCAGGTGGATTTTGCCAATTCACCACTTCAGGAACAGACAATTGGTTTTTCCGAGGTGATAAGCAAA GGTAACAAACTGATTGCTGAGAGAGGTTTGAGCAGTTCAGTGAAAATTAATCCTGATAACAGCTATGGTCAAATCTACGATATTCCTAGCAATGCCTATGCTAGTAATTATCCAGAGGAAACGTCAATACAGCTTCCAGAAATAGGCACCAGCAATAGCATTGTTCAAGGTCATGTTGATGTCAATGAGCATCGATTTGATGGACCAAGAACAAGTGAAGAAATCGTTCCACTTCCATTGGATGATATACAGATTCATGAGGATTACCCACAGCAACCGGGAGCAGCCGATGAGACAGATGAGGTTCCATTTTCCGACGCCCCAATCATTGGTGCTCCATTCAGATTGATCTCATTTGTTGCTAGGTATGTCAGTGGTGCTGATTTGGTTAACCAAAAATAA
- the LOC136545167 gene encoding uncharacterized protein isoform X4 has translation MDSKKKRNKKKKGNQGKNAADVTSNAGEAAPQHHNHESAPTDHHKGYDADDAMSSVGEGVPQYKNHQPNLQADHNGTNAYETTSSIGEGIACYQNNEPMMTQENHKASNAVPADQRSVGLSESSVELDMHRLFEAKLDKLHETIKQLENEKSLWLQKVSTMEGELEKLHSKVGCHAQNEVLLEGKVNSLQSGYDVLIKKEEVLDNKVRHIDNINDTLTHQEALLKERLSGLEETNKALLVQVKVLEEASNNTFEENQMLVKKIDELDSRLQALEAKCAPSEASMVEKFPDDKVMDQVDFANSPLQEQTIGFSEGNKLIAERGLSSSVKINPDNSYGQIYDIPSNAYASNYPEETSIQLPEIGTSNSIVQGHVDVNEHRFDGPRTSEEIVPLPLDDIQIHEDYPQQPGAADETDEVPFSDAPIIGAPFRLISFVARYVSGADLVNQK, from the exons ATGGATTCCAAAAAGAagaggaacaagaagaagaagggaaacCAAGGGAAGAATGCCGCTGATGTCACATCCAATGCTGGGGAAGCTGCTCCCCAGCACCACAATCACGAGTCAGCCCCAACAGATCATCATAAAGGTTATGATGCAGATGATGCCATGTCCAGTGTTGGAGAGGGAGTTCCTCAGTACAAGAATCACCAGCCAAATCTACAGGCAGATCATAATGGCACAAATGCTTATGAGACTACATCCTCCATTGGAGAGGGTATTGCTTGCTATCAGAACAATGAACCTATGATGACACAGGAGAATCACAAGGCCAGCAATGCAGTCCCTGCAGATCAGAGGAGTGTTGGACTGTCAGAGTCTAGTGTGGAGCTTGACATGCACAGACTTTTTGAAGCAAAACTC GATAAATTACATGAGACAATAAAGCAGTTGGAGAATGAAAAGAGTTTATGGCTTCAAAAAGTG AGCACCATGGAGGGTGAACTTGAAAAGTTGCATAGCAAAGTGGGTTGTCATGCTCAAAATGAG GTCCTTTTGGAGGGAAAAGTGAATAGTCTACAGAGTGGTTATGATGTACTGATTAAGAAGGAG GAAGTTTTGGATAACAAAGTCAGGCACATAGACAACATCAATGACACCTTAACTCATCAAGAG GCTTTGCTTAAAGAAAGATTAAGTGGGCTGGAGGAAACAAATAAAGCCCTGCTGGTACAG GTGAAGGTGTTGGAGGAAGCTTCAAACAATACTTTTGAGGAAAATCAGATGTTGGTAAAAAAAATAGATGAACTTGATTCAAGACTACAAGCACTTGAAGCAAAGTGTGCTCCTAGTGAAGCCTCAATGGTTGAAAAG TTCCCTGATGATAAGGTGATGGATCAGGTGGATTTTGCCAATTCACCACTTCAGGAACAGACAATTGGTTTTTCCGAG GGTAACAAACTGATTGCTGAGAGAGGTTTGAGCAGTTCAGTGAAAATTAATCCTGATAACAGCTATGGTCAAATCTACGATATTCCTAGCAATGCCTATGCTAGTAATTATCCAGAGGAAACGTCAATACAGCTTCCAGAAATAGGCACCAGCAATAGCATTGTTCAAGGTCATGTTGATGTCAATGAGCATCGATTTGATGGACCAAGAACAAGTGAAGAAATCGTTCCACTTCCATTGGATGATATACAGATTCATGAGGATTACCCACAGCAACCGGGAGCAGCCGATGAGACAGATGAGGTTCCATTTTCCGACGCCCCAATCATTGGTGCTCCATTCAGATTGATCTCATTTGTTGCTAGGTATGTCAGTGGTGCTGATTTGGTTAACCAAAAATAA
- the LOC136545167 gene encoding uncharacterized protein isoform X6, which yields MDSKKKRNKKKKGNQGKNAADVTSNAGEAAPQHHNHESAPTDHHKGYDADDAMSSVGEGVPQYKNHQPNLQADHNGTNAYETTSSIGEGIACYQNNEPMMTQENHKASNAVPADQRSVGLSESSVELDMHRLFEAKLDKLHETIKQLENEKSLWLQKVSTMEGELEKLHSKVGCHAQNEVLLEGKVNSLQSGYDVLIKKEEVLDNKVRHIDNINDTLTHQEALLKERLSGLEETNKALLVQVKVLEEASNNTFEENQMLVKKIDELDSRLQALEAKCAPSEASMVEKVMDQVDFANSPLQEQTIGFSEGNKLIAERGLSSSVKINPDNSYGQIYDIPSNAYASNYPEETSIQLPEIGTSNSIVQGHVDVNEHRFDGPRTSEEIVPLPLDDIQIHEDYPQQPGAADETDEVPFSDAPIIGAPFRLISFVARYVSGADLVNQK from the exons ATGGATTCCAAAAAGAagaggaacaagaagaagaagggaaacCAAGGGAAGAATGCCGCTGATGTCACATCCAATGCTGGGGAAGCTGCTCCCCAGCACCACAATCACGAGTCAGCCCCAACAGATCATCATAAAGGTTATGATGCAGATGATGCCATGTCCAGTGTTGGAGAGGGAGTTCCTCAGTACAAGAATCACCAGCCAAATCTACAGGCAGATCATAATGGCACAAATGCTTATGAGACTACATCCTCCATTGGAGAGGGTATTGCTTGCTATCAGAACAATGAACCTATGATGACACAGGAGAATCACAAGGCCAGCAATGCAGTCCCTGCAGATCAGAGGAGTGTTGGACTGTCAGAGTCTAGTGTGGAGCTTGACATGCACAGACTTTTTGAAGCAAAACTC GATAAATTACATGAGACAATAAAGCAGTTGGAGAATGAAAAGAGTTTATGGCTTCAAAAAGTG AGCACCATGGAGGGTGAACTTGAAAAGTTGCATAGCAAAGTGGGTTGTCATGCTCAAAATGAG GTCCTTTTGGAGGGAAAAGTGAATAGTCTACAGAGTGGTTATGATGTACTGATTAAGAAGGAG GAAGTTTTGGATAACAAAGTCAGGCACATAGACAACATCAATGACACCTTAACTCATCAAGAG GCTTTGCTTAAAGAAAGATTAAGTGGGCTGGAGGAAACAAATAAAGCCCTGCTGGTACAG GTGAAGGTGTTGGAGGAAGCTTCAAACAATACTTTTGAGGAAAATCAGATGTTGGTAAAAAAAATAGATGAACTTGATTCAAGACTACAAGCACTTGAAGCAAAGTGTGCTCCTAGTGAAGCCTCAATGGTTGAAAAG GTGATGGATCAGGTGGATTTTGCCAATTCACCACTTCAGGAACAGACAATTGGTTTTTCCGAG GGTAACAAACTGATTGCTGAGAGAGGTTTGAGCAGTTCAGTGAAAATTAATCCTGATAACAGCTATGGTCAAATCTACGATATTCCTAGCAATGCCTATGCTAGTAATTATCCAGAGGAAACGTCAATACAGCTTCCAGAAATAGGCACCAGCAATAGCATTGTTCAAGGTCATGTTGATGTCAATGAGCATCGATTTGATGGACCAAGAACAAGTGAAGAAATCGTTCCACTTCCATTGGATGATATACAGATTCATGAGGATTACCCACAGCAACCGGGAGCAGCCGATGAGACAGATGAGGTTCCATTTTCCGACGCCCCAATCATTGGTGCTCCATTCAGATTGATCTCATTTGTTGCTAGGTATGTCAGTGGTGCTGATTTGGTTAACCAAAAATAA
- the LOC136545167 gene encoding uncharacterized protein isoform X7: MDSKKKRNKKKKGNQGKNAADVTSNAGEAAPQHHNHESAPTDHHKGYDADDAMSSVGEGVPQYKNHQPNLQADHNGTNAYETTSSIGEGIACYQNNEPMMTQENHKASNAVPADQRSVGLSESSVELDMHRLFEAKLDKLHETIKQLENEKSLWLQKVSTMEGELEKLHSKVGCHAQNEVLLEGKVNSLQSGYDVLIKKEEVLDNKVRHIDNINDTLTHQEALLKERLSGLEETNKALLVQVKVLEEASNNTFEENQMLVKKIDELDSRLQALEAKCAPSEASMVEKVDFANSPLQEQTIGFSEVISKGNKLIAERGLSSSVKINPDNSYGQIYDIPSNAYASNYPEETSIQLPEIGTSNSIVQGHVDVNEHRFDGPRTSEEIVPLPLDDIQIHEDYPQQPGAADETDEVPFSDAPIIGAPFRLISFVARYVSGADLVNQK, encoded by the exons ATGGATTCCAAAAAGAagaggaacaagaagaagaagggaaacCAAGGGAAGAATGCCGCTGATGTCACATCCAATGCTGGGGAAGCTGCTCCCCAGCACCACAATCACGAGTCAGCCCCAACAGATCATCATAAAGGTTATGATGCAGATGATGCCATGTCCAGTGTTGGAGAGGGAGTTCCTCAGTACAAGAATCACCAGCCAAATCTACAGGCAGATCATAATGGCACAAATGCTTATGAGACTACATCCTCCATTGGAGAGGGTATTGCTTGCTATCAGAACAATGAACCTATGATGACACAGGAGAATCACAAGGCCAGCAATGCAGTCCCTGCAGATCAGAGGAGTGTTGGACTGTCAGAGTCTAGTGTGGAGCTTGACATGCACAGACTTTTTGAAGCAAAACTC GATAAATTACATGAGACAATAAAGCAGTTGGAGAATGAAAAGAGTTTATGGCTTCAAAAAGTG AGCACCATGGAGGGTGAACTTGAAAAGTTGCATAGCAAAGTGGGTTGTCATGCTCAAAATGAG GTCCTTTTGGAGGGAAAAGTGAATAGTCTACAGAGTGGTTATGATGTACTGATTAAGAAGGAG GAAGTTTTGGATAACAAAGTCAGGCACATAGACAACATCAATGACACCTTAACTCATCAAGAG GCTTTGCTTAAAGAAAGATTAAGTGGGCTGGAGGAAACAAATAAAGCCCTGCTGGTACAG GTGAAGGTGTTGGAGGAAGCTTCAAACAATACTTTTGAGGAAAATCAGATGTTGGTAAAAAAAATAGATGAACTTGATTCAAGACTACAAGCACTTGAAGCAAAGTGTGCTCCTAGTGAAGCCTCAATGGTTGAAAAG GTGGATTTTGCCAATTCACCACTTCAGGAACAGACAATTGGTTTTTCCGAGGTGATAAGCAAA GGTAACAAACTGATTGCTGAGAGAGGTTTGAGCAGTTCAGTGAAAATTAATCCTGATAACAGCTATGGTCAAATCTACGATATTCCTAGCAATGCCTATGCTAGTAATTATCCAGAGGAAACGTCAATACAGCTTCCAGAAATAGGCACCAGCAATAGCATTGTTCAAGGTCATGTTGATGTCAATGAGCATCGATTTGATGGACCAAGAACAAGTGAAGAAATCGTTCCACTTCCATTGGATGATATACAGATTCATGAGGATTACCCACAGCAACCGGGAGCAGCCGATGAGACAGATGAGGTTCCATTTTCCGACGCCCCAATCATTGGTGCTCCATTCAGATTGATCTCATTTGTTGCTAGGTATGTCAGTGGTGCTGATTTGGTTAACCAAAAATAA
- the LOC136545167 gene encoding uncharacterized protein isoform X8 — MDSKKKRNKKKKGNQGKNAADVTSNAGEAAPQHHNHESAPTDHHKGYDADDAMSSVGEGVPQYKNHQPNLQADHNGTNAYETTSSIGEGIACYQNNEPMMTQENHKASNAVPADQRSVGLSESSVELDMHRLFEAKLDKLHETIKQLENEKSLWLQKVSTMEGELEKLHSKVGCHAQNEVLLEGKVNSLQSGYDVLIKKEEVLDNKVRHIDNINDTLTHQEALLKERLSGLEETNKALLVQVKVLEEASNNTFEENQMLVKKIDELDSRLQALEAKCAPSEASMVEKVDFANSPLQEQTIGFSEGNKLIAERGLSSSVKINPDNSYGQIYDIPSNAYASNYPEETSIQLPEIGTSNSIVQGHVDVNEHRFDGPRTSEEIVPLPLDDIQIHEDYPQQPGAADETDEVPFSDAPIIGAPFRLISFVARYVSGADLVNQK, encoded by the exons ATGGATTCCAAAAAGAagaggaacaagaagaagaagggaaacCAAGGGAAGAATGCCGCTGATGTCACATCCAATGCTGGGGAAGCTGCTCCCCAGCACCACAATCACGAGTCAGCCCCAACAGATCATCATAAAGGTTATGATGCAGATGATGCCATGTCCAGTGTTGGAGAGGGAGTTCCTCAGTACAAGAATCACCAGCCAAATCTACAGGCAGATCATAATGGCACAAATGCTTATGAGACTACATCCTCCATTGGAGAGGGTATTGCTTGCTATCAGAACAATGAACCTATGATGACACAGGAGAATCACAAGGCCAGCAATGCAGTCCCTGCAGATCAGAGGAGTGTTGGACTGTCAGAGTCTAGTGTGGAGCTTGACATGCACAGACTTTTTGAAGCAAAACTC GATAAATTACATGAGACAATAAAGCAGTTGGAGAATGAAAAGAGTTTATGGCTTCAAAAAGTG AGCACCATGGAGGGTGAACTTGAAAAGTTGCATAGCAAAGTGGGTTGTCATGCTCAAAATGAG GTCCTTTTGGAGGGAAAAGTGAATAGTCTACAGAGTGGTTATGATGTACTGATTAAGAAGGAG GAAGTTTTGGATAACAAAGTCAGGCACATAGACAACATCAATGACACCTTAACTCATCAAGAG GCTTTGCTTAAAGAAAGATTAAGTGGGCTGGAGGAAACAAATAAAGCCCTGCTGGTACAG GTGAAGGTGTTGGAGGAAGCTTCAAACAATACTTTTGAGGAAAATCAGATGTTGGTAAAAAAAATAGATGAACTTGATTCAAGACTACAAGCACTTGAAGCAAAGTGTGCTCCTAGTGAAGCCTCAATGGTTGAAAAG GTGGATTTTGCCAATTCACCACTTCAGGAACAGACAATTGGTTTTTCCGAG GGTAACAAACTGATTGCTGAGAGAGGTTTGAGCAGTTCAGTGAAAATTAATCCTGATAACAGCTATGGTCAAATCTACGATATTCCTAGCAATGCCTATGCTAGTAATTATCCAGAGGAAACGTCAATACAGCTTCCAGAAATAGGCACCAGCAATAGCATTGTTCAAGGTCATGTTGATGTCAATGAGCATCGATTTGATGGACCAAGAACAAGTGAAGAAATCGTTCCACTTCCATTGGATGATATACAGATTCATGAGGATTACCCACAGCAACCGGGAGCAGCCGATGAGACAGATGAGGTTCCATTTTCCGACGCCCCAATCATTGGTGCTCCATTCAGATTGATCTCATTTGTTGCTAGGTATGTCAGTGGTGCTGATTTGGTTAACCAAAAATAA
- the LOC136545167 gene encoding uncharacterized protein isoform X9, with the protein MDSKKKRNKKKKGNQGKNAADVTSNAGEAAPQHHNHESAPTDHHKGYDADDAMSSVGEGVPQYKNHQPNLQADHNGTNAYETTSSIGEGIACYQNNEPMMTQENHKASNAVPADQRSVGLSESSVELDMHRLFEAKLSTMEGELEKLHSKVGCHAQNEVLLEGKVNSLQSGYDVLIKKEEVLDNKVRHIDNINDTLTHQEALLKERLSGLEETNKALLVQVKVLEEASNNTFEENQMLVKKIDELDSRLQALEAKCAPSEASMVEKNVTKIVMQFPDDKVMDQVDFANSPLQEQTIGFSEVISKGNKLIAERGLSSSVKINPDNSYGQIYDIPSNAYASNYPEETSIQLPEIGTSNSIVQGHVDVNEHRFDGPRTSEEIVPLPLDDIQIHEDYPQQPGAADETDEVPFSDAPIIGAPFRLISFVARYVSGADLVNQK; encoded by the exons ATGGATTCCAAAAAGAagaggaacaagaagaagaagggaaacCAAGGGAAGAATGCCGCTGATGTCACATCCAATGCTGGGGAAGCTGCTCCCCAGCACCACAATCACGAGTCAGCCCCAACAGATCATCATAAAGGTTATGATGCAGATGATGCCATGTCCAGTGTTGGAGAGGGAGTTCCTCAGTACAAGAATCACCAGCCAAATCTACAGGCAGATCATAATGGCACAAATGCTTATGAGACTACATCCTCCATTGGAGAGGGTATTGCTTGCTATCAGAACAATGAACCTATGATGACACAGGAGAATCACAAGGCCAGCAATGCAGTCCCTGCAGATCAGAGGAGTGTTGGACTGTCAGAGTCTAGTGTGGAGCTTGACATGCACAGACTTTTTGAAGCAAAACTC AGCACCATGGAGGGTGAACTTGAAAAGTTGCATAGCAAAGTGGGTTGTCATGCTCAAAATGAG GTCCTTTTGGAGGGAAAAGTGAATAGTCTACAGAGTGGTTATGATGTACTGATTAAGAAGGAG GAAGTTTTGGATAACAAAGTCAGGCACATAGACAACATCAATGACACCTTAACTCATCAAGAG GCTTTGCTTAAAGAAAGATTAAGTGGGCTGGAGGAAACAAATAAAGCCCTGCTGGTACAG GTGAAGGTGTTGGAGGAAGCTTCAAACAATACTTTTGAGGAAAATCAGATGTTGGTAAAAAAAATAGATGAACTTGATTCAAGACTACAAGCACTTGAAGCAAAGTGTGCTCCTAGTGAAGCCTCAATGGTTGAAAAG AATGTAACAAAAATTGTAATGCAGTTCCCTGATGATAAGGTGATGGATCAGGTGGATTTTGCCAATTCACCACTTCAGGAACAGACAATTGGTTTTTCCGAGGTGATAAGCAAA GGTAACAAACTGATTGCTGAGAGAGGTTTGAGCAGTTCAGTGAAAATTAATCCTGATAACAGCTATGGTCAAATCTACGATATTCCTAGCAATGCCTATGCTAGTAATTATCCAGAGGAAACGTCAATACAGCTTCCAGAAATAGGCACCAGCAATAGCATTGTTCAAGGTCATGTTGATGTCAATGAGCATCGATTTGATGGACCAAGAACAAGTGAAGAAATCGTTCCACTTCCATTGGATGATATACAGATTCATGAGGATTACCCACAGCAACCGGGAGCAGCCGATGAGACAGATGAGGTTCCATTTTCCGACGCCCCAATCATTGGTGCTCCATTCAGATTGATCTCATTTGTTGCTAGGTATGTCAGTGGTGCTGATTTGGTTAACCAAAAATAA
- the LOC136545167 gene encoding uncharacterized protein isoform X10, translating into MDSKKKRNKKKKGNQGKNAADVTSNAGEAAPQHHNHESAPTDHHKGYDADDAMSSVGEGVPQYKNHQPNLQADHNGTNAYETTSSIGEGIACYQNNEPMMTQENHKASNAVPADQRSVGLSESSVELDMHRLFEAKLDKLHETIKQLENEKSLWLQKVSTMEGELEKLHSKVGCHAQNEVLLEGKVNSLQSGYDVLIKKEEVLDNKVRHIDNINDTLTHQEALLKERLSGLEETNKALLVQVKVLEEASNNTFEENQMLVKKIDELDSRLQALEAKCAPSEASMVEKGNKLIAERGLSSSVKINPDNSYGQIYDIPSNAYASNYPEETSIQLPEIGTSNSIVQGHVDVNEHRFDGPRTSEEIVPLPLDDIQIHEDYPQQPGAADETDEVPFSDAPIIGAPFRLISFVARYVSGADLVNQK; encoded by the exons ATGGATTCCAAAAAGAagaggaacaagaagaagaagggaaacCAAGGGAAGAATGCCGCTGATGTCACATCCAATGCTGGGGAAGCTGCTCCCCAGCACCACAATCACGAGTCAGCCCCAACAGATCATCATAAAGGTTATGATGCAGATGATGCCATGTCCAGTGTTGGAGAGGGAGTTCCTCAGTACAAGAATCACCAGCCAAATCTACAGGCAGATCATAATGGCACAAATGCTTATGAGACTACATCCTCCATTGGAGAGGGTATTGCTTGCTATCAGAACAATGAACCTATGATGACACAGGAGAATCACAAGGCCAGCAATGCAGTCCCTGCAGATCAGAGGAGTGTTGGACTGTCAGAGTCTAGTGTGGAGCTTGACATGCACAGACTTTTTGAAGCAAAACTC GATAAATTACATGAGACAATAAAGCAGTTGGAGAATGAAAAGAGTTTATGGCTTCAAAAAGTG AGCACCATGGAGGGTGAACTTGAAAAGTTGCATAGCAAAGTGGGTTGTCATGCTCAAAATGAG GTCCTTTTGGAGGGAAAAGTGAATAGTCTACAGAGTGGTTATGATGTACTGATTAAGAAGGAG GAAGTTTTGGATAACAAAGTCAGGCACATAGACAACATCAATGACACCTTAACTCATCAAGAG GCTTTGCTTAAAGAAAGATTAAGTGGGCTGGAGGAAACAAATAAAGCCCTGCTGGTACAG GTGAAGGTGTTGGAGGAAGCTTCAAACAATACTTTTGAGGAAAATCAGATGTTGGTAAAAAAAATAGATGAACTTGATTCAAGACTACAAGCACTTGAAGCAAAGTGTGCTCCTAGTGAAGCCTCAATGGTTGAAAAG GGTAACAAACTGATTGCTGAGAGAGGTTTGAGCAGTTCAGTGAAAATTAATCCTGATAACAGCTATGGTCAAATCTACGATATTCCTAGCAATGCCTATGCTAGTAATTATCCAGAGGAAACGTCAATACAGCTTCCAGAAATAGGCACCAGCAATAGCATTGTTCAAGGTCATGTTGATGTCAATGAGCATCGATTTGATGGACCAAGAACAAGTGAAGAAATCGTTCCACTTCCATTGGATGATATACAGATTCATGAGGATTACCCACAGCAACCGGGAGCAGCCGATGAGACAGATGAGGTTCCATTTTCCGACGCCCCAATCATTGGTGCTCCATTCAGATTGATCTCATTTGTTGCTAGGTATGTCAGTGGTGCTGATTTGGTTAACCAAAAATAA